Part of the Sorghum bicolor cultivar BTx623 chromosome 1, Sorghum_bicolor_NCBIv3, whole genome shotgun sequence genome, CTCTTTATTTTGATACTGTTGCCCCACCTGCCCACCCGGCAAGATGGATGTAACGGATTGGCCATTATCTGTATGTCGACGTGTCATGTATCTTATTTCCTCTTAGCTttaatttggtactcctagctcCTAAACTACAAGTGCTTCGCTGCCTTGTATGGCTCATTAGTGGTCGATGGTTAGTTATGAGTAGTGGTTGCAGATCGAAAGCAAAAGCATCCATTAAAGATGACGGCCATTACATTTGCTAGCTAGCTTAACTGTAGTAGGCGTGGTGGACATGGTAGGAGGCATGTACCTGTCACGCACTAACGGTCTCACGCATGTACATTACCTTGAGACAGAACAAAGACGAAATGGCCGGCGCTTACAAAATTTCTAGCCGCGCATCGCATCATTATCATCGTTCTTAAAGCTACGAGACACGTGTCAAGTCTTGCTGATGCACTAAGGACATGCTCAATGCAAATTACAAATAGCTAGTTATTTGTGTGAGAACATTCTAGATTAACTATTTAAAAGTCGCTACCTATTTAATCTCTCTCTTTGATAAAGTTCTTGTTAGACTAGCTATTTGGAAACTATTGAAGACAGTAGGCAAGTTTCtcattgtttttctttttttactagTGCAGACATAATCCTGGATATGCTTTGTGTTTCTTTGTCATTGATTCAGTCTTAACAAGCTTTCTTAGTTGGTTTAAAAACTCCTTTCGTTTCAAAATTGTAATCATGTTTTAACTTTTCTAATAGATACATCTTTTACtatggccctgtttggttccaccaactaaattttagctagctaaaattattttagctactcttgggtgactaatggaactaaactattttagcttcttttagtcaatgtgtttggaactttagctactaagagcatctccaagagattagctaaatcattttctaaaggaCAATTTAGCTGTTGTTAAAGGAAAAACGTTTCCAACAGACTCTGTAAATGACTCTTCAAATTTAGTAGCTCTCTATCCCACCTTATTTGCTCTCTACTTTTGGATAGCCTACCTCACTAACCATCCTTTTACAGAGTCTgttggagtactctaatattttttgtcaaatctattttagagagtagctaaatcagtaaatttggctagtgtttttggctaatctcttggagatgctctaaagtgactaaaatttagctagctaaaatttagttggtggaaccaaacagggcctatgtATCTACAAGGTCAAAAGTGTATTTAAGAGGTAGTCAGGCACACCAACGATGGAAAACCCCTCTATGACGAACCAAATAATTATTCAAATTATTTCTCCATGAATTTTCCACCGTGGGATAAAGTCAGGGATCCCAAGAGTATGTGAGCATCCAAAATAGCCAAACGTAATAACAAACTACAATAATAGCTACTTGCGTTATACATATAAAGTACTATAGaaatcatatttttaataaacttTTACTACTAAATATAGCCGCACTGTTTTTCCTGTTGCATATGTAAAACAAGCGGTATAAAAAACATACTTAAACCTACTTTTacatatgtattattttttatagCTTCAATAAACATAACACTATTAATTTTAATGTAATACCAAAACACCTATTATGGATCTAAGAGTTTTATGTATGATTTATGTTATAAAACATAGTAAAAGATATGTACATAGAAAATGCCAGAATTCCAATTTATAACTGAGGGATGGAATAGTATTTAGTAATCTTTTCCTTATATGTTgtttttagcattttttttagatatataGTTTTTTTCGATCTTATATGCATCTAATGTATACTTTAGtaaaaatatttatataaaaattaggGCTAAAACGATCTCACCGATCGAAGTAATACTAATACAGTAGCTTGATTTGATTTAACTAATAAATTGTGGGTGTGCTGTGCATTAATTCATCAGCTGTCGAACGCCGACGTGTTCCCCGGCAACCACGACGAGGTGGACTTCGAGCTACTGGGCAACCGCCGTGGCCACGAGTGGCGCGTGCAGACCAACATCTACGGCAACGGCAGCACCTCCCGCGGCCGCGAGGAGCGGTACCTCCTCCCCTTCGACCCCACCCTCCGGCCGCACGCCTACGCCGTCGCCTGGACCCCCACGGCCATCCTCTTCTACGTCGACGGGACGCCCATCCGCGAGGTGGTCCGCGTTCCGGCCATGGGCGGCGACTTCCCGTCCAAGCCCATGTCCGTGTACGCCACCATCTGGGACGGCTCCGCCTGGGCCACCGAGGGCGGACGCTACAAGGTCGACTACGCCTTCGCGCCCTTCGCCGCCGACTTCTCCTCGCTCGTCCTCAGCGGCTGCGgccccgtcgccgccgccgacgacgacgacgacgccgagTGCCAGGTCGCCGCGATGACGGCGGACTGCGCCGTCATGACCCCCGCCAAGCGCGCCGCCATGCGGCGCTTCCGCCGGCGGTACCTCCTCTACACGGTGTGCCACGACATGTACCGCTACAACGGCACCGTCTTCCCCGAGTGCGACGCCGACGACTCGGAAC contains:
- the LOC8086291 gene encoding probable xyloglucan endotransglucosylase/hydrolase protein 27 is translated as MASSSATLAFLTLSWAAVLAGASLDTSPVTFHAGYMPLFGGGNLVPSPGGRSVRLKLDRHTGSGFVSKSAYHHGFFSASIKLPDDDTAGVVVAFYLSNADVFPGNHDEVDFELLGNRRGHEWRVQTNIYGNGSTSRGREERYLLPFDPTLRPHAYAVAWTPTAILFYVDGTPIREVVRVPAMGGDFPSKPMSVYATIWDGSAWATEGGRYKVDYAFAPFAADFSSLVLSGCGPVAAADDDDDAECQVAAMTADCAVMTPAKRAAMRRFRRRYLLYTVCHDMYRYNGTVFPECDADDSERHDFHRWGESKRVSPSSRGYKQPRADKAAAVDVAVAAPGRPDTWPVIGTLRVD